One window from the genome of Vicugna pacos chromosome 21, VicPac4, whole genome shotgun sequence encodes:
- the LINGO4 gene encoding leucine-rich repeat and immunoglobulin-like domain-containing nogo receptor-interacting protein 4 isoform X2, producing the protein MAVATTPKQAWPPWPPLFFLLLLPGGSSSGCPAVCDCTSQPRAVLCGHRRLEAVPGGLPLDTELLDLSGNRLWGLQRGMLSRLGLLRELDLSYNQLSTLEPGAFHGLQSLLTLRLQGNRLRIMGPGVFSGLPVLTLLDLRLNQIVLFLDGAFRELGSLQQLEVGDNHLVFVAPGAFAGLAALSALTLERCNLSTVPGLALARLPALVALRLRELDIERLPAGALWGLGQLRELEIHHWPSLEALEPGSLAGLNLSSLAVTRCNLSSVPFQALRHLSFLRVLDLSQNPISAIPARRLSPLVRLQELRLSGACLTSIAAHAFHGLTAFHLLDVADNALQTLEEAAFPSPDKLVTLRLSGNPLTCDCRLLWLLRLRHRLDFGTSPPACAGPRHVQGKSLREFSDILPPGHFTCQPALIRKSGPRWVIAEEGGHAVFSCSGDGDPAPTVSWMRPQGAWLGRAGRIRVLEDGTLEIRSVQLQDRGAYVCVVSNVAGNDSLRSWLEVIQVEPPNGTLSDPNSTMPGILQPFFLDSRGVAMVLAVGFLPFLTSVTLCFGLIALWSKGKGRVKHHVTFDFVPPRTSGDKNSGGNRVTAKLF; encoded by the coding sequence ATGGCTGTGGCCACAACTCCAAAGCAAGCCTGGCCCCCGTGGCCCCCCCTCTTTTTCCTGCTCCTCCTGCCTGGGGGGAGCAGCAGCGGCTGCCCTGCTGTGTGTGATTGCACCTCTCAACCCCGGGCAGTGCTGTGCGGCCACCGGCGACTGGAGGCTGTACCAGGGGGACTCCCACTAGACACCGAGCTCCTGGACCTGAGTGGGAACCGTCTGTGGGGGCTTCAGCGGGGAATGCTGTCCCGCCTGGGCCTGCTCCGGGAACTGGACCTCAGCTACAACCAGCTGTCCACCCTCGAGCCGGGGGCCTTCCATGGCCTGCAGAGCCTGCTCACCCTGAGGCTGCAGGGCAATCGGCTGCGAATCATGGGGCCCGGGGTCTTCTCGGGCCTGCCTGTCCTCACGCTCCTGGACCTTCGCCTCAACCAGATTGTCCTCTTCCTTGATGGAGCTTTCAGGGAGCTAGGCAGCCTCCAGCAGCTGGAGGTCGGGGACAACCACCTGGTGTTCGTGGCTCCGGGAGCCTTTGCAGGGCTGGCCGCGCTGAGCGCCCTCACGCTGGAGCGCTGTAACCTCAGCACCgtgcctggcctggccctggcccGCCTCCCAGCGCTGGTGGCCCTGAGGCTCCGAGAACTGGATATTGAGAGGCTGCCGGCGGGGGCgctctgggggctggggcagctaCGGGAGCTGGAGATCCACCACTGGCCATCCCTGGAGGCTCTGGAGCCCGGGAGCCTGGCTGGGCTCAACCTTAGCAGCCTGGCCGTCACCCGCTGCAACCTGAGCTCGGTGCCCTTCCAAGCGCTGCGCCACCTGAGCTTCCTCAGGGTGCTGGACCTGTCTCAGAACCCCATCTCAGCCATCCCAGCCCGGAGGCTCAGTCCCCTGGTGCGGCTCCAGGAGCTCCGGCTGTCGGGGGCGTGCCTCACCTCCATCGCTGCCCACGCCTTCCATGGCCTGACTGCCTTCCACCTCCTGGACGTGGCAGATAATGCCCTTCAAACCCTGGAGGAAGCAGCCTTCCCTTCTCCAGACAAACTGGTCACCCTGAGGCTGTCTGGCAACCCTCTGACCTGTGACTGCCGCCTCCTCTGGCTGCTCAGGCTCCGCCACCGCCTGGACTTTGGCACGTCCCCCCCTGCCTGCGCCGGCCCCCGGCATGTCCAGGGGAAGAGCCTGAGGGAGTTTTCAGACATCCTACCTCCGGGGCACTTCACCTGCCAACCAGCCCTGATCCGAAAGTCCGGGCCACGATGGGTCATTGCAGAGGAGGGGGGGCACgctgttttctcttgctctggaGATGGAGACCCAGCCCCCACCGTCTCCTGGATGAGGCCTCAGGGGGCTTGGCTGGGAAGGGCCGGGAGAATAAGGGTTCTGGAGGATGGGACACTGGAGATCCGCTCTGTGCAGCTACAGGATAGAGGGGCTTATGTCTGTGTGGTCAGCAATGTCGCTGGGAATGACTCCCTGAGGAGCTGGCTGGAAGTTATCCAAGTTGAACCACCAAATGGCACTCTCTCTGACCCCAACAGCACCATGCCAGGGATCCTACAGCCTTTCTTTCTGGATAGCAGAGGTGTAGCTATGGTGCTGGCAGTCggcttcctccccttcctcaccTCAGTAACCCTCTGCTTTGGCCTCATTGCCCTCTGGAGCAAGGGCAAAGGCCGGGTCAAACATCATGTGACCTTTGACTTTGTGCCACCTCGGACCTCTGGGGATAAGAATTCTGGTGGCAACCGGGTCACTGCCAAGCTCTTCTGA
- the LINGO4 gene encoding leucine-rich repeat and immunoglobulin-like domain-containing nogo receptor-interacting protein 4 isoform X1, giving the protein MGRPPALDGCSTQLDATLQLLWTEEGMAVATTPKQAWPPWPPLFFLLLLPGGSSSGCPAVCDCTSQPRAVLCGHRRLEAVPGGLPLDTELLDLSGNRLWGLQRGMLSRLGLLRELDLSYNQLSTLEPGAFHGLQSLLTLRLQGNRLRIMGPGVFSGLPVLTLLDLRLNQIVLFLDGAFRELGSLQQLEVGDNHLVFVAPGAFAGLAALSALTLERCNLSTVPGLALARLPALVALRLRELDIERLPAGALWGLGQLRELEIHHWPSLEALEPGSLAGLNLSSLAVTRCNLSSVPFQALRHLSFLRVLDLSQNPISAIPARRLSPLVRLQELRLSGACLTSIAAHAFHGLTAFHLLDVADNALQTLEEAAFPSPDKLVTLRLSGNPLTCDCRLLWLLRLRHRLDFGTSPPACAGPRHVQGKSLREFSDILPPGHFTCQPALIRKSGPRWVIAEEGGHAVFSCSGDGDPAPTVSWMRPQGAWLGRAGRIRVLEDGTLEIRSVQLQDRGAYVCVVSNVAGNDSLRSWLEVIQVEPPNGTLSDPNSTMPGILQPFFLDSRGVAMVLAVGFLPFLTSVTLCFGLIALWSKGKGRVKHHVTFDFVPPRTSGDKNSGGNRVTAKLF; this is encoded by the exons ATGGGACGGCCCCCAGCCCTGGACGGATGCAGTACCCAACTTGATGCCACCCTCCAGCTTCTCTG GACTGAAGAGGGAATGGCTGTGGCCACAACTCCAAAGCAAGCCTGGCCCCCGTGGCCCCCCCTCTTTTTCCTGCTCCTCCTGCCTGGGGGGAGCAGCAGCGGCTGCCCTGCTGTGTGTGATTGCACCTCTCAACCCCGGGCAGTGCTGTGCGGCCACCGGCGACTGGAGGCTGTACCAGGGGGACTCCCACTAGACACCGAGCTCCTGGACCTGAGTGGGAACCGTCTGTGGGGGCTTCAGCGGGGAATGCTGTCCCGCCTGGGCCTGCTCCGGGAACTGGACCTCAGCTACAACCAGCTGTCCACCCTCGAGCCGGGGGCCTTCCATGGCCTGCAGAGCCTGCTCACCCTGAGGCTGCAGGGCAATCGGCTGCGAATCATGGGGCCCGGGGTCTTCTCGGGCCTGCCTGTCCTCACGCTCCTGGACCTTCGCCTCAACCAGATTGTCCTCTTCCTTGATGGAGCTTTCAGGGAGCTAGGCAGCCTCCAGCAGCTGGAGGTCGGGGACAACCACCTGGTGTTCGTGGCTCCGGGAGCCTTTGCAGGGCTGGCCGCGCTGAGCGCCCTCACGCTGGAGCGCTGTAACCTCAGCACCgtgcctggcctggccctggcccGCCTCCCAGCGCTGGTGGCCCTGAGGCTCCGAGAACTGGATATTGAGAGGCTGCCGGCGGGGGCgctctgggggctggggcagctaCGGGAGCTGGAGATCCACCACTGGCCATCCCTGGAGGCTCTGGAGCCCGGGAGCCTGGCTGGGCTCAACCTTAGCAGCCTGGCCGTCACCCGCTGCAACCTGAGCTCGGTGCCCTTCCAAGCGCTGCGCCACCTGAGCTTCCTCAGGGTGCTGGACCTGTCTCAGAACCCCATCTCAGCCATCCCAGCCCGGAGGCTCAGTCCCCTGGTGCGGCTCCAGGAGCTCCGGCTGTCGGGGGCGTGCCTCACCTCCATCGCTGCCCACGCCTTCCATGGCCTGACTGCCTTCCACCTCCTGGACGTGGCAGATAATGCCCTTCAAACCCTGGAGGAAGCAGCCTTCCCTTCTCCAGACAAACTGGTCACCCTGAGGCTGTCTGGCAACCCTCTGACCTGTGACTGCCGCCTCCTCTGGCTGCTCAGGCTCCGCCACCGCCTGGACTTTGGCACGTCCCCCCCTGCCTGCGCCGGCCCCCGGCATGTCCAGGGGAAGAGCCTGAGGGAGTTTTCAGACATCCTACCTCCGGGGCACTTCACCTGCCAACCAGCCCTGATCCGAAAGTCCGGGCCACGATGGGTCATTGCAGAGGAGGGGGGGCACgctgttttctcttgctctggaGATGGAGACCCAGCCCCCACCGTCTCCTGGATGAGGCCTCAGGGGGCTTGGCTGGGAAGGGCCGGGAGAATAAGGGTTCTGGAGGATGGGACACTGGAGATCCGCTCTGTGCAGCTACAGGATAGAGGGGCTTATGTCTGTGTGGTCAGCAATGTCGCTGGGAATGACTCCCTGAGGAGCTGGCTGGAAGTTATCCAAGTTGAACCACCAAATGGCACTCTCTCTGACCCCAACAGCACCATGCCAGGGATCCTACAGCCTTTCTTTCTGGATAGCAGAGGTGTAGCTATGGTGCTGGCAGTCggcttcctccccttcctcaccTCAGTAACCCTCTGCTTTGGCCTCATTGCCCTCTGGAGCAAGGGCAAAGGCCGGGTCAAACATCATGTGACCTTTGACTTTGTGCCACCTCGGACCTCTGGGGATAAGAATTCTGGTGGCAACCGGGTCACTGCCAAGCTCTTCTGA